Genomic DNA from Vreelandella subglaciescola:
GCCTTCCCGACTACGATGTTCTGCTGTGGCGCGGGCTGCTTACCGCGCTGGGCTTTGCGCTGATTGTGTGGCTGCGCAAGGGGCGCGGCTTCTGGCAGGCCTACCGTCGCTGCGGCTGGACCGGCGTGGGCGTGGCGTGCTTCTTTGCCGTTTCCACCTTTGGCTTTGTGCTGGGCAATCAGTACACCAAGGGCGGCAACGTGCTGATGATTCTGGCCGGCGCGCCGCTGATCGCGGCGGTGCTGTCACGCATCTTTCTGCACGAACGCCTGCCGCGACGCACCTGGGCGGCGATTTTCGTGTGCATGGTCGGCATCGCCATGATCGTGCTCGACGATGCCGGCGGTGGCTCCTGGGTGGGCAACGCCTTTGCGCTGATGGCGGCCACGGCCATGGGCTGTAACTTTACTCTGGCGCGGACCAAATCCGGCGTCGACATGAGCCCGATGCTGGCGCTTGCCGGGCTGATCGTCGCCGCAGCGGCGTTTGTGGCCAGCGGCCTGGGTACCGGGCTGAGCGCACCGCCGACCATGAGCTGGGTGTGGCTGGTGCTGCTGTGTCTGGGCATTCTGCCGCTGGGCTTTACCTTTATTCAGCGCGGCCCGCTGTACCTTCCCGCCGCCGAGGTGGGGCTTTTAATGCTGGTTGAGGTGGTCGCCGGTACGGTCTGGGTGTGGCTGATTCTGGGCGAGGAGCCTGCTCCCACAGCTCTGTTGGGCGGTGCGCTGGTGATCGGCACGCTGGTGGGCAAGGGGCTTTTTGAACGTCATCTGGAAATGCGCCAACGGCGCAAACTTCACGCCGCCTAGGCATGCAGGACGCCTTCTATGCGGGTAGAATGCGCCGCCCTGCATTAACTTCCAACCGTGGGACTGATCAATGATCGAGTCGTTTAAGCAAACCTGGCTTTCCAACCTGAGAGCCGACGTGCTGTCGGGGATCGTGGTGGCGCTGGCGCTGATTCCCGAGGCCATCGCCTTTTCCATTATCGCCGGCGTTGACCCCAAGATCGGGCTGTACGCGTCTTTCGCCATCTGTGTAATTATCGCCTTTACCGGCGGCCGGCCGGGGATGATCTCGGCGGCGACCGGCGCCATGGCGCTATTGATGGTCACGCTGGTCAAGGAGCACGGGCTCGAGTATCTGCTCGCCGCCACGCTTTTGACCGGCGTGCTGCAAATTGTCGCCGGCTATTTGCGCCTGGCTGACCTGATGCGTTTTGTGTCGCGCTCGGTGGTCACGGGCTTTGTTAACGCGCTGGCCATCCTGATTTTCATGGCTCAGCTGCCCGAGCTGACCGACGTGACCTGGCACGTTTATGCCATGACCGCTGCGGGGCTGGGGATTATCTACGGCTTTCCCTACCTGCCGAAAGTGGGGAAATCGGTACCCTCGCCGCTGGTGTGCATTCTGGTGCTGACGGTGGTGTATCTGGCTACCGGCATGGAAATTCGCACCGTGGGCGATATGGGCGAGCTTCCCGACAGCCTGCCGATTTTTCTGTGGCCGGACGTGCCGCTGACGCTGGAAACGCTCAAGATCATCTTCCCGTACTCGCTGATGCTGGCCGTGGTGGGGCTGTTGGAGTCGATGATGACCGCCACCATCGTCGATGACCTGACCGACACCACCAGCAACAAGAATCGCGAGTGCAAAGGGCAGGGCGTGGCCAACATCGGCGCCGGGCTTCTGGGCGGCATGGCCGGCTGCGCGATGATCGGCCAGTCGGTGATCAACGTGAAATCCGGCGGGCGTCAGCGCACGTCAACGCTGGTGGCCGGCGTTGCCCTGCTGATCATGGTGGTCTTTCTGGCTGACTGGGTATCGCTGATTCCCATGGCCGCGCTGGTCGCCGTGATGATCATGGTGTCCATCGGCACGTTCAGCTGGGAGTCCATTCGCGATCTGAAAAAACTCCCCATGAGCACCAACATGGTGATGCTCGCTACCGTGGCCGTCACGGTCAGCACCCACAATCTGGCGCTGGGCGTGTTTGTCGGCGTGTTGCTGGCAGCGCTTAACTTTGCCAATAAGGTGGGTAACATCCTCTATATTGGGTCCCATGAGGTAGAGGCCGGCAAGGCGCGCGAGTATCAGGTGGTTGGTCAGGTGTTTTTTGCCTCCTGTAAGCGTTTTGGCGAAGCGTTTGACTTCAAGGAGAGCGTCGATGACGTCACCATTGACCTGTCCCGCGCGCATTTTTGGGATGTCAGCGCCGTCGAAGCTCTTGACCGCGTGGTGATCAAGTTCCGCCGTGAAGGCACCGAGGTGACGCTGGTGGGCCTGAACGAAGCCAGCGCGACCATTGTTGATCGCTATGCGATTCACAACGATGCCGAAGCTGTGGACAAACTCATGGGCTAGCAGCATTGATGTCCGTCAGGCGACTAAAACAGGAGAGTCAGGATGACAGAATACGTAACGGCCGCCATCGACGGCTCGTCGTTTTCCCAGAGCGTATGCGACTACGCCACCTGGGCCAGCCAGGCGCTGGGCGCGCCGCTGATGTTTTTGCACGCGGTGGATAATCATCCGCCGGTGGTCGAAGACGCCGATCTTTCCGGCAGCCTGCAGCTGGGCGCACGCGAAACGCTGATGGAAGAGCTGGCCGAGCTGGATGAAAAGCGTGCCAAGCTCAATCGCGAGCAGGGGCAGCTGATGCTGGAGGCCGCGCAGACCCGCGCGGCTGAACGCGGTACGCCAGAGGCAAAAACGCGCCAGCGCAACGGCACGCTGGTGGAAACCCTGGCTGACCACGAAGACGAAACGCGGCTGTTGGTGCTGGGCAAGCGCGGTGAAAGCGCGGATCAGGCCAGCGGCCATCTGGGCTCGAGCCTTGAGCGCGTGGTGCGCGAACTGCGCCGCCCGATTCTAATGGTGCCGCGCGGCGGGTTCAGTGCGCCCCGCAAAGTGATGATTGCCTTTGATGGTAGCAAAACGGCGCGCAAGGGCGTTGAGATGCTGGCCAAAAGCCCGCTGTTCAAGGGCCTGGCCTGCCACGTGGTGACCGTGAGCGCGGATACCGCCGAGCACCGCATGGCGCTGGCCTGGGCGGTTAATCTGCTGCAGGATGCCGGGCTGGGGGCCGAAGGAGCGATTCGTGCCGGTGATGCCGAAGCCACGCTGCACGCCTACGAATCAGAGCACGACATTGATATTACCGTGATGGGCGCCTACGGCCATTCGCGTATTCGTCAGCTGCTGGTCGGCAGTACCACCACCAGCATGCTGCGCAATGCGCATATTCCGGTACTGATCTTGCGCTAGCGGCCGGCGTGCTATGCCCCTGTGGGCATTGTTGTCTACGCTTAATGCATGTTAACCAAGCGAAATGCCTGCTTTGACCGGTCGCTTTCCACCCATCGCTACGCCGAAGCGCTGCTCGCCGAAGCCGGTATCCGCATCAACGGCGAGCGGCCCTGGGATATCCGGCTCAAGGCGCCGGGGGTGATTGAAAACGCCCTGTCCCGGGGCAACCTGGGGCTGGGCGAAAGCTACGTGCAGGGCGAC
This window encodes:
- a CDS encoding DMT family transporter, whose protein sequence is MMHSLSRRQQGLIMTAGGALIISPDALLIKLIGLPDYDVLLWRGLLTALGFALIVWLRKGRGFWQAYRRCGWTGVGVACFFAVSTFGFVLGNQYTKGGNVLMILAGAPLIAAVLSRIFLHERLPRRTWAAIFVCMVGIAMIVLDDAGGGSWVGNAFALMAATAMGCNFTLARTKSGVDMSPMLALAGLIVAAAAFVASGLGTGLSAPPTMSWVWLVLLCLGILPLGFTFIQRGPLYLPAAEVGLLMLVEVVAGTVWVWLILGEEPAPTALLGGALVIGTLVGKGLFERHLEMRQRRKLHAA
- a CDS encoding SulP family inorganic anion transporter; translated protein: MIESFKQTWLSNLRADVLSGIVVALALIPEAIAFSIIAGVDPKIGLYASFAICVIIAFTGGRPGMISAATGAMALLMVTLVKEHGLEYLLAATLLTGVLQIVAGYLRLADLMRFVSRSVVTGFVNALAILIFMAQLPELTDVTWHVYAMTAAGLGIIYGFPYLPKVGKSVPSPLVCILVLTVVYLATGMEIRTVGDMGELPDSLPIFLWPDVPLTLETLKIIFPYSLMLAVVGLLESMMTATIVDDLTDTTSNKNRECKGQGVANIGAGLLGGMAGCAMIGQSVINVKSGGRQRTSTLVAGVALLIMVVFLADWVSLIPMAALVAVMIMVSIGTFSWESIRDLKKLPMSTNMVMLATVAVTVSTHNLALGVFVGVLLAALNFANKVGNILYIGSHEVEAGKAREYQVVGQVFFASCKRFGEAFDFKESVDDVTIDLSRAHFWDVSAVEALDRVVIKFRREGTEVTLVGLNEASATIVDRYAIHNDAEAVDKLMG
- a CDS encoding universal stress protein — protein: MTEYVTAAIDGSSFSQSVCDYATWASQALGAPLMFLHAVDNHPPVVEDADLSGSLQLGARETLMEELAELDEKRAKLNREQGQLMLEAAQTRAAERGTPEAKTRQRNGTLVETLADHEDETRLLVLGKRGESADQASGHLGSSLERVVRELRRPILMVPRGGFSAPRKVMIAFDGSKTARKGVEMLAKSPLFKGLACHVVTVSADTAEHRMALAWAVNLLQDAGLGAEGAIRAGDAEATLHAYESEHDIDITVMGAYGHSRIRQLLVGSTTTSMLRNAHIPVLILR